The following coding sequences lie in one Rutidosis leptorrhynchoides isolate AG116_Rl617_1_P2 chromosome 6, CSIRO_AGI_Rlap_v1, whole genome shotgun sequence genomic window:
- the LOC139854753 gene encoding uncharacterized protein yields the protein MTKGQTNATMRATKSSIEDFKPGLKKNSQQVDKFPKKRNTSSGRVTKDKNAVPVFEKSDYSVDTGLRDHDYDDDDVTLEDVRDDENEQNYNDGTYNYDDDDDEFVVYNFRKPETETEVINNNELNEDEIETAVQNLQRNSQVARKRGPTSMPKVWNQKPGCRINIEVNSHGQPINENDSKLTHALGTIARSCKHCPIYLPWTKVSAENKQEMLQHLRTKFVIPEHANTWMLKSIGRKMKNWRARLKKKYWYSEKSFKKQVKSRPPEMQRDHWKLLVTYWNNERVKELSSKNKANRDKKKMVQLTGKKSYPRIRAEIKAKEGKSPTRMDMFRRCFSRGGNTKSDAAKIAIINMDELAKTLLEGSTDKPGLDDVFSQVMGNNKYGVADMNRLGVRASDLWGKLPSHNVVCMENIQFKSENKELTEENVHLKEQLVIKDGSVVSTTPQGLTVVNVAPLLKVGDEVFLHNILNPSEKVGRGWLRTLDPTEVIGGVEIGDDWCGVHLQHVLKKGADVVRPFDLIKKVEEATGVTIAWPSTFISVLVIDSQHNELVKEDSDRIKLNVMTDEVVRQMMFYRSKPANAEPSVVWTFKES from the exons ATGACAAAGGGACAAACAAATGCTACAATGAGGGCAACAAAGAGTAGCATTGAAGATTTTAAGCCAGGCCTCAAAAAAAATTCTCAACAAGTTGATAAGTTTCCAAAAAAACGGAATACATCTAGTGGAAGAGTCACAAAGG ATAAGAATGCAGTACCTGTTTTTGAAAAAAGTGACTATTCAGTGGACACGGGGTTGAGAGATCAtgactatgatgatgatgatgttactcTTGAAGATGTTAGAGATGATGAAAATGAACAGAATTACAATGATGGAACTTATAATTATGACGACGACGATGATGAGTTTGTAGTTTATAACTTTCGCAAACCGGAAACAGAAACAG AAGTGATTAACAACAATGAGCTTAATGAAGATGAGATAGAAACTGCCGTTCAGAATCTACAAAGAAACA GTCAGGTGGCAAGAAAGAGGGGACCTACAAGTATGCCCAAAGTTTGGAATCAAAAACCTGGCTGTCGAATTAATATTGAAGTTAATAGCCACGGTCAACCTATCAATGAAAATGATAGTAAACTCACCCATGCCCTGGGAACCATTGCAAGGAGTTGCAAGCATTGTCCAATTTATTTACCATGGACTAAAGTTTCTGCCGAAAATAAGCAAGAGATGCTTCAACATTTAAGg ACAAAGTTTGTTATTCCCGAACATGCTAATACTTGGATGCTCAAATCAATTGGGAGGAAAATGAAAAACTGGAGGGCAAGATTAAAGAAGAAATACTGGTATTCAGAAAAATCATTTAAGAAGCAAGTAAAATCAAGGCCTCCAGAAATGCAGAGAGATCATTGGAAGCTACTTGTAACTTATTGGAATAATGAAAGGGTTAAG GAGCTAAGTTCGAAAAATAAAGCAAATCGGGACAAAAAGAAAATGGTGCAGCTGACCGGTAAAAAGAGTTATCCACGTATACGTGCGGAGATAAAG gcTAAAGAGGGAAAATCTCCAACTCGAATGGATATGTTTCGAAGATGTTTTTCCAGAGGAGGCAATACTAAAAGTGATGCAGCTAAAATCGCAATT ATAAACATGGATGAGCTAGCTAAAACACTACTTGAAGGTTCAACTGATAAGCCTGGTCTAGATGATGTTTTTTCCCAAGTTATGGGTAACAATAAATATGGTGTAGCAGATATGAATAGATTAGGTGTTCGAGCTTCTGATCTTTGGGGTAAATTACCAAGTCATAATGTTGTTTGTATGGAGAACATTCAATTCAAGTCAGAGAACAAAGAACTTACTGAAGAAAATGTACATCTGAAAGAACAGTTGGTAATTAAGGATGGTTCAGTGGTTAGCACAACACCACAGGGCCTCACTGTAGTCAATGTTGCTCCACTTCTTAAG GTTGGAGATgaagtttttttacacaatatacTTAACCCTAGCGAGAAGGTAGGAAGAGGATGGTTGAGGACCTTGGATCCAACTGAGGTAATTGGCGGTGTAGAGATTGGAGATGATTGGTGTGGGGTACATCTTCAACATGTCCTTAAAAAAGGTGCTGATGTGGTTAGGCCATTTGATCTGATTAAGAAAGTTGAAGAGGCTACAGGCGTAACTATCGCGTGGCCTTCTACGTTCATATCG gtg